The following proteins come from a genomic window of Candidatus Thermoplasmatota archaeon:
- a CDS encoding MBL fold metallo-hydrolase, which produces MRVKVVYDNEAVEGYKSDWGFSCLLEGGGGDTVLFDTGAHGNILLANMERARINPRNIDRIFLTHNHWDHIGGLPEILKYVPHAEIYALSSFSDSIKKSGADIREVRDAEELLPGIFTTGEMGREIKEQSMAIKTEKGIFIIAGCSHPGVENIIKTAGEFGRVYGIMGGFHGFNKFECLEGLDVVMPCHCTQYKKEIKEMHPEKCVDCGAGKVFEL; this is translated from the coding sequence ATGAGGGTAAAAGTAGTGTATGATAACGAGGCAGTGGAGGGGTACAAAAGCGACTGGGGCTTTTCATGCTTGCTTGAAGGGGGCGGAGGCGATACGGTGCTGTTTGATACAGGCGCTCACGGGAATATTCTATTGGCAAATATGGAACGGGCGAGAATCAATCCAAGAAACATTGATAGAATCTTTTTAACTCATAACCACTGGGATCATATAGGCGGACTTCCAGAAATCTTGAAATATGTTCCGCATGCAGAGATTTATGCATTATCTTCATTTTCCGATAGCATAAAAAAATCTGGTGCCGATATTCGTGAAGTAAGAGATGCAGAAGAGTTATTGCCGGGCATTTTCACAACCGGCGAGATGGGCAGGGAAATAAAAGAGCAGTCAATGGCCATAAAGACAGAAAAAGGAATTTTTATTATTGCAGGCTGCTCGCATCCTGGCGTGGAGAATATCATAAAAACAGCAGGAGAATTTGGCAGGGTATATGGCATCATGGGTGGTTTCCATGGTTTCAATAAATTTGAATGCCTTGAAGGACTTGATGTTGTAATGCCGTGCCACTGCACCCAATATAAAAAAGAAATAAAAGAAATGCATCCGGAGAAATGCGTGGATTGCGGGGCGGGAAAAGTATTTGAATTGTGA
- a CDS encoding GIY-YIG nuclease family protein: MNDNARRKGSYILTVGVKKDKEIEIGKLGVLPFKEGYYAYVGSAMNGLDARIGRHIRQNKKKHWHIDYLLEEGVIRQIWCMEGGKNECEIASVMEKKFGGVKNFGSSDCSCGTHLFHSKNLKRMVDVIKGIGMVKYEGKSSV, translated from the coding sequence ATGAATGACAATGCCAGGAGAAAAGGAAGTTACATTCTTACTGTCGGGGTGAAAAAGGATAAAGAAATTGAGATAGGCAAGTTGGGTGTCTTACCATTTAAGGAAGGATATTATGCTTATGTTGGCTCCGCGATGAATGGACTGGATGCCCGCATCGGTAGGCATATCAGACAAAATAAAAAAAAGCACTGGCATATCGATTACTTGCTTGAGGAAGGCGTTATAAGGCAAATATGGTGCATGGAAGGGGGGAAAAATGAGTGCGAGATTGCATCGGTCATGGAAAAAAAATTTGGTGGAGTTAAAAATTTTGGTTCGAGTGATTGCAGCTGTGGCACCCATCTTTTTCATTCAAAAAATTTAAAAAGAATGGTGGATGTAATTAAAGGCATAGGGATGGTGAAATATGAGGGTAAAAGTAGTGTATGA